GTCACAATCTCATGACCAAGAAAATCCCTCCTCACTCAAAAAATCCAACTGGCCACCATAAATCATAATAGACAAACAAAAATACTCATATGTAATTTTATTCCAGCAACGGACCACCATCACAATCATGCCAGTCACCGTCTTCTTCGAAAATACCAGCTCCTTTCTcatctcatttttttttattttctttaaaagaaTCTCACCGGTTCTTCTAGATATTTCATCAAATATTTTCCTACTTGAAAATCCATAAAATGGAAATTAAAGCCTATATTATTCAGCTCTTAACCTCTTAAATTACAGAGAAATAGAGATGTACAACAAGTCTTTAATATAGAGATAGTTGGTAGATTCAGAATTGTAAGTTAATATCGCAACTTTGACCGCATCCTTGCCATCAGACCCACCCACCGCAAATCCGAACATTTTAAGAAGGTGAAACAGGAAACGAGAAAAAGGGGTGgggtaaaagaaaaagaatggacGAAGGTGGGAATAGGGAAAGAAAGGGGTAGGCATTGgggatttctttttattttgttttttgttgtttAGTATTTGTTTTATGAATTTAGTACCTTTTTAATTAAAGTAAGCCTATTCACGCTCTATATCAGCATGATTAACACATGTCTTCCACATCAGTTGGATCTTTGCCACTTAATCATGGTCAACGGTCAAAAgggtttattattattatgcaattgaacaagtaaaagtgTCTAAATGAGAAAGTAATAAGTTCATTTAACGGGTTATAAATGGGTGAAAGTTTAAGCGGCAGGAGGCCATTTTGCCAAGAATTAAAGGGCCTGACTTAGCTAGCGTTTGACCataaattcccaaatttattctgaaaaaatatgatttgggtgaagtttggtttgaagatgaaaatgtgtttggacatctgttttgggtgaagtttggtatgaaaaaacatgaaacatgacttatacccacaagttctaaaaactatcataaatacccaacagtaccattatcaataacattcattatattatctcaaaccatagtcctgaacataaataaatttgatacaaaattatcatttttataatgaactacatgatacactatcagatgatcGAAAAGACGAAACAAcatcgttacaaaataataaatggtggactcttttataaaatacaaaagtttgggacaatttttaaaaaatataatagtgatattttggcccaaaaccagctaTGGGATTTGGGATTTGGCCAAAATATAGGTAAAATCTATAgacaaacatgtgtttgccaaataaaaccctaagtttattttgacaaaatctatggccaaacgggtcttTAATGATCTCAACCTGAGGAAGCAGGTGAATAGGTTCTGGATaatgaagaagagaagaaaaagaagaaaaaactgcCGAGACAGGAAATTGGTGTAGCAACTGAGGAGGCTGATCCTGAAGAAACTGggaagaaggagaaaagaaagacgCAGCAGCACGCAGATGATTAAATAGAGTGTTGGAATGGAACATATGAAATAGAATGTGTTGGAATAGAACAAAGTTAAAAAATAGAAGAGAACGATATATTTGTTCCTATCAACAGGTTTACTATTTAGGCATCAATGGTGCTTCCGAGTTGTAAAGAGATGGTGTTAATCAGTTTTTGCTGGTTTGCGAGCAGCTTAAGATTTTGTTAATGGACAGATAACTAGATCCGGATGCTTAATTCTACTGTGGAAATCTTTTTCTATGCTCTTTTACATGATTTAAGCCATAATATGAGTGATGAGTCTCTACTACCCaaatatttttgctattttttcttGCAAGTACTTTTAGAATCTGGCACTAATGGCATACTTCTACTAACCATTACATCTAAACTTGTGTAAATTTTCCAATAGCGCAAAAGTTGTAACTCTTCCATCACAAATTCAAgataacaaaaagaaagacatacTATAGCTAGTAGAAAAGATGCAGGAATACAAGCTATCAGATTTGATCAACTCAAAAGCACTTACATTTGACACAGTTTCCATCTTATTGTTAAAAAGAAGGAACTCAACTAAAACGATTCTTGTTCCACTTAGAGACACGTACACCAACTGCTACAACTAAACAAATAACATTTCCATTGAAAATCCAAACAAAAGAGAGAGTAGATAAATATGGGAATTTTAGAATTGGTTAAGCCTTGGAATCCATAACCATGATTGTGCTAAGGTTCATGGGATGCATGTAGGCTGTAGTCCCAGTCAATATTTGTTGAACAATGATTCTGTTTGCCTTTTCTGAGGGATGAAATGGATCCCAAAATGCATATTCATCTCTGTTTGGGCACAAATTGGATAAGGGTGTGCACAGCCCTATCCCATTATATGGTCCTTGTCCACAGCATGCCACCTTTGATGTCACAAATCCTGCCCCATACAATTAATATTCAATGTTAGTAAAGTATAGATGTGTAATTAACTAAGTAATATTTTTACACAATCACTAATCCCAACCATCAGTATAAAAGTTAAACCCTCTAATTTTTCATAATTAAGAACTATAGTATTGCCTTTACCCTGTCCCCATAATAACAGTACTAGATGTTAGAGAGGACTAAAAATGTGGGACATCAACTAAAGCCTAGGAAAAGTCCAACTTATTTTGCTACAACTTTTTAGTACTAAACTAGTTACGCTAAATATGACAAAAGTAAGTAGGTAATCAATTAAAAGGCTTAAATTTTAATATACCAAAAGCTTGAGGATTAGTAACGAAGTCCAAGTGCATTTGATTTGTGTTTGCTGCAATGAAAACATGGCTCCCTATCTCACTGTTCAGGCCATTAAGCATCTCAACTAGCTGTGGATTGAACAATGAAGCTGCTTCCTGCAATTCAGCTGCACAGTTGCCGTCCTGGCTCCGTTGGGCTAATTCCGCTGGCACACAACCTAGTGGCCCTGTCCCTGTCACGATAACTCTACGAGCTCCTAAGCTGTAAAGTTTCTGCATAATAAAATTAGAATTGTagtgtatataaattaaatttaatGATAAAATATAAGAAATAGTGTCAATCAAATGAGGGtagggtggggtgggggtggggtggggggagtGAAATGACATTGTCTTTATGATGTGCTACATAAAACGACTTGAAATATAAGGGCACACCTAAGAATTGTACAATAATGTTTCCTCAAGTTTAATCAGTTGACAAAAAGTACTAGTATGAGCTAGCTATcgcatttcaataatcacatgcAATATTTATTTTCCATCTTAAGTAGGTGTGCACTAAGTTCAACTACTGAATCCTCttacctttttattttcttttgcccACGTACTCTAAATGCCATAGATTATGACCTTTCTATTCCATTTTCCATTCCCTCTTGCTCAAATGTTGCCTTTTCATAAaagtatatacaaaaatatatattaatttgttCTAAATTTTTGTAGGGGTCAATTAAAACTCTAAATTTACTATCAtcctcttatttttctttttccttttttgggtACGTCAATTTTTTTAGTTTAAAGTCTTTTCATATCGactaaattaattttttcttacCGGAACACTAAAAAAAACTGGATTTAGTGATAGACCACGTGCATCGTTACACTAGCAAAACTTGTCACAAATAGATTTATACAACCTTTTCTATTCTATGGAGAATGCTATACTATGCGTGTCAAAAATAACTTAAATGATCTTATATAGTagtatcttttttattttgttgtcCCAATGTGACAAAAAAAGTGACTTATTTGTTAACCAACAACATGTTGATACTTGACATTATATATGCAGCAATAATTAATAGGAGTATAGTTTTTAGAGGATAGAGTATTGTTACCGCAAGAACTTTTTTGTACTCAGAGATGACAAAGGTGACATAATCTGGAAGGGCGTATTGGGTAGATCTCAAAGAAAAAGGGACCAAATAATAGTTGTTGACAAAATCATTGCCCCCAAGTGTAATTAAAACTAGAGCCTCCTTCACTAGTTGCTTTGCCTTTTCAGTCCCTACTAAGGCTGCCACTCTTTTTTGGTATTCTGCAAAGTACTCCAGCTGTTGCCCAATCCTTATAATGTTTACCTGATAAAATTGGTGAGATAATGATTTAACAAGAATGTATTTAACAAGAATGTAGTGCACAGGTAAACCAAGATAAAAAGAGGCTAAAAATGTTACTCGTATTTTTTATGAGATCTTTAAACAAATAATCGGTCggatttattgtttattttttctaacggtatacatagattatacatatatattatatatagctAATACATATATTATGCATATGTAGCCTGTTTTTAGTTTAATCAGTAGGACCGGCGGCTATTTAAAAtaattcattttttattttatttttctattaaaaaagAAGAGAGGAAACTAAAATCTACATTCTACAAACTTAATGAAACCTTAATCTACAACTATAACTCTAAATTGGTGCAAGAACTCAAGTTTGACTCGTACCCCGCCAACCAACATAAAAATAAGGAGCAATGAAATGTGgggaatattttaaaaaatactttggATTTTGAAGTACTTTTAGGGTAAAAATTATAAATCAGTTATCAAATAGTAATAGTTTAACtggaaattaaaaatttgaataaaGCTTACAAATTGAATTCCAGTGTCATTAAGTATTCCAACCCCAGCAGAGGCAAAGTTGGCACCGACAAGAAGCTTTTGCCCTTGAAGCTCTGGACTCAAGTATGGTAATGTAGGTTCCATTCCAAGCTTTTCACCTAATAATTGCATTGAAATggagatttaaaaaaaattaaatcatcatacataaggaagaataaaataaaaggaatgaTAATCGTAGATATATGTAGCTGATAAATATTTACCAAGAAAAGAAAGGACAAAATATAGTAAGTTATTgaaaaattaaagtataggatTTGTCTTTGAACACCACATGCATGCAATGAAATGAGCCACTTCCTTAAAAATTGCCACCTGTGTATACTGATTCTCcccttctctttttcctttttgtgcTAGACATGTGTGTATACGGTCAAACCTCTTTATAACATTCATCCTTTATAATAATACTTTACTAgaacaattaaattttttttagaattatttttttatattatgttatattatatattttttataaca
The sequence above is drawn from the Nicotiana tabacum cultivar K326 chromosome 13, ASM71507v2, whole genome shotgun sequence genome and encodes:
- the LOC107831987 gene encoding GDSL esterase/lipase At5g33370-like, which encodes MANSSLINLRVIFMTLLSLAILQNGVIKGVEGRAFFVFGDSLVDNGNNNYLATSARADSPPYGVDYPTHRPTGRFSNGLNIPDIISEKLGMEPTLPYLSPELQGQKLLVGANFASAGVGILNDTGIQFVNIIRIGQQLEYFAEYQKRVAALVGTEKAKQLVKEALVLITLGGNDFVNNYYLVPFSLRSTQYALPDYVTFVISEYKKVLAKLYSLGARRVIVTGTGPLGCVPAELAQRSQDGNCAAELQEAASLFNPQLVEMLNGLNSEIGSHVFIAANTNQMHLDFVTNPQAFGFVTSKVACCGQGPYNGIGLCTPLSNLCPNRDEYAFWDPFHPSEKANRIIVQQILTGTTAYMHPMNLSTIMVMDSKA